The Nostoc cf. commune SO-36 genomic sequence CGCCAGCTAAATCAAATGACTTCTGTGATTTCGGCTGAAGATTTAGGACAAGCACAGCTATATCTTGATAATGCACCCAGCGAAGTTAAAGAACTAGCTCAAACCTTAACCATGTTGTTATCACGTCTTTCGCAATCATGGAAACAAGAACGAGAATTTGTGAGTAATGTTTCTCACGAGTTACGCACACCATTGGACAATTGTACATGGTTATTTGCAAAGCGTCTTGCGAAAACAGAATAACTTAACCCAAACCCAACAAGAAGCTTTAGAAACTGCGGCATCGGAAGCTGAAACGCACCATCAGATTACTACAAGATTTACTTGATTTAGCACGAGCAGATAGTGGTTACTTATACTTTCAAATGAAATCTTATGTGCTGAATGACTTGGTTGAAGAAGTTGTAATAATGGCAGAAAAGTATAGCGATCGCACAATTACAATCGAGTCAAAAATTTATCCAATTGAGATCAAAGCAGACTACAGCCGTCTAAAACAAGTATTATTAAATTTAATTGATAATGCTATCAAGTATTCTGAACCTGACACACCCATAGTTTTTAAGTTAAATCAGCTTCAAGATAAAGCAATTATTCAAATTTGTGACCAAGGTTATGGCATTCCTTTACAGCAGCAAGCACGGATATTTGAGAGATTTTACCGTGTAGATGACTCTCGCTCTCATACCACTGGAGGTTGTGGTTTAGGTTTATCTATTGTCAAGACACTTGTAGAAGGTATGGGGGGTAGTGTAAGTGTACAATCCAAATTAGGGGAAGGGAGTATGTTTTACAATTAGTTTACCTACATATAGCAGTTCTATCTAACCTAACAGGACTTTAAAAAGAAGAAATTAAGCCAACCTAATCCTTCTTTTTAATAAAAAAATGAGACTCCCCTTTTAAAGGGGAATTAAGAGGGGATCTTCCAGAGCTAAATATCACTAACTGTAACGTGAGTTCGATGAACCTCTTCCTCCCAGCCTCCTTTTCCGTTTTTGGAAAGGGAGGAGCAACGAAAAATTCAGCTTTTTGCTCTCCTCTCCGACACGGAGAGGTCAAATAAGACTTGTCGAACTCACATAAACCGCAGATAATTCTAACCTTTCTCAGGAATATCAATTCTGGCTGTTCCAATTGGGATTTCTCCCATCAACCCAACTCTTTGACCGCTCACTCCATAGAGCAGTATATTCCCGCCTAAACTGTTTCTTCGCACACCTATTAGCTCCACCTCTAAAGAACCACCAGTAGCTACAGGTTGGTCAAAGGTAATTAACAAACGTTCTTTACTGATCTCCATCTTAGCTGTAATTTCTTTACCAGATTGATCTGTAATCCGAACTCCATTAAAGCGTTCCATCTGACTTGGTAGAAAAATTGTTAGGTTTTGCAGAGACATTCCCTTTACAGCTAATCTGATAAAATGAGTATCATTTCGGATGCCAGAATTCGTAATATGAGGAACGTTAATGTTGAAATTCACTTGGGATAGTATATGTGTATCCGAATTTGACTGATGATCTTTTACAGATGTGGCTAAAGCCGTAGCAGACATAGTGAGTATTAAAGCAGATAAACTACCGAACAATAAAACTTTCATGATGAAATGCTCGCTTTGAGATGAATCAATGGCTCAAGATGGAGCAAGAACCTATAATTAATAGATTCATCTATGAAGATGAGAACAGGCTAATTCATAAATTAAATTCTTCTGAGATTTAAAAAATAATATTCTTATAAAATATTTGCTAACAAGATGATAGGAAAAAACATTATATATATAATTACCGTTTTCTCAGCAAAAACTATAACTCTAGTCAGAGACTATCTGGACAAGTTGGTTTTATCGATTGTGAAACATCTGGTAAAAGGTATGGGAGGCAAAGTTACCATCCTTTCAAAACCAGGTTACGTTAGCACTTTTATAAGAAGAATTCAGAAATCAGGGGTCAGAATTCAGCATGAATTCTGTACGAGTGGTTGATGAATATTGGTTTAAAACCTTGCCCCTTGTGGGCGAAAAGAATTAAAATATTTCTCCTAATTAAAACTCCATCCCTTCATGGGTGGAGTATTCTGACTCCTGTATTCTGACTCCTGGCTCCTGTTTATTTTCACATTACCTGCTCTAGGAGCAAATTTATGACAGCACATATCCTTGTGGTAGAAGATGAAGTTAAACTGGCGAGATTTGTCGAATTAGAACTTAGTAGCGAAGGATACAAAGTAAGCGTAGCTCATGATGGTATTGCTGGTTTAACCCTGGCGCGAGACTCATCGCCAGATTTAGCAATTCTGGATTGGATGCTACCAGGCTTGACGGGTTTAGAAATTTGTCGCCGTTTGCGAGCAACAGGTAGCACAGTACCAGTAATTTTGTTGACAGCAAAAGACGAAGTGAGCGATCGCGTCGCAGGATTAGATGCAGGAGCCGATGATTATGTAGTTAAGCCCTTCAGCATTGAGGAACTACTAGCTAGAATTCGCGCTCATCTCCGTCGCACCCAAGAAACAGACGAAGATGTATTGCAATTTGAAGATTTGAGCTTAAATCGCCGCACGCGTGAAGTATTTCGGGTAAAACGAAGTATTGAATTAACAGCAAAAGAGTTTGATTTATTAGAATATCTCCTTTCACATCCCCGTCAA encodes the following:
- a CDS encoding sensor histidine kinase, with protein sequence MKSYVLNDLVEEVVIMAEKYSDRTITIESKIYPIEIKADYSRLKQVLLNLIDNAIKYSEPDTPIVFKLNQLQDKAIIQICDQGYGIPLQQQARIFERFYRVDDSRSHTTGGCGLGLSIVKTLVEGMGGSVSVQSKLGEGSMFYN
- a CDS encoding DUF2808 domain-containing protein; amino-acid sequence: MKVLLFGSLSALILTMSATALATSVKDHQSNSDTHILSQVNFNINVPHITNSGIRNDTHFIRLAVKGMSLQNLTIFLPSQMERFNGVRITDQSGKEITAKMEISKERLLITFDQPVATGGSLEVELIGVRRNSLGGNILLYGVSGQRVGLMGEIPIGTARIDIPEKG
- a CDS encoding response regulator transcription factor translates to MTAHILVVEDEVKLARFVELELSSEGYKVSVAHDGIAGLTLARDSSPDLAILDWMLPGLTGLEICRRLRATGSTVPVILLTAKDEVSDRVAGLDAGADDYVVKPFSIEELLARIRAHLRRTQETDEDVLQFEDLSLNRRTREVFRVKRSIELTAKEFDLLEYLLSHPRQVFTRDQILEKVWGYDFMGDSNIIEVYIRYLRLKLEENNEKRLIHTVRGVGYALRE